The following proteins are encoded in a genomic region of Longimicrobium sp.:
- a CDS encoding TonB-dependent receptor, with translation MPSTSVRRVLFLLLLALAAAVPALAQQTGTISGSVRDVASGSPIPGARVEALTPSGTVAGSATTDTDGRYRITGLAPGTYTVVISGAAFETRRLEGRQVSAGGEATINVQISSGSVELDPLVISASKRPEKALEAPARVEVVGEREIEARPATTPVEHLRSIAGVDVAPTGVQSTNVVARGFNNIFSGSLHALTDYRIAGVPSLRVNFLHFVPANNEDIQRMEVVLGPGAALYGPNTANGILHILTKSPLDEQGTTLAVGGGSRSAVQGAFRTAHRLGDNFGFKLSGQYLRAEEWEYTDPAEVAERNRFRCALSGATSCSAQEIAAARLFRADLARAVGIDSAAAQARIERIGLRDNDIVRWGGEARADWRITPDLTAVFQAGLTTSVNGIELTGLGASQVKDWRYSYVQARAAWNRLFAQVYLNRSDAGDTYLLRNGAPIVDRSRVAVGQIQHGLDLLGGRQKFTYGADYTWTVPVTEGTINGLYEDDDETREFGAYLQSETALSPRLDLVLAGRIDTHSALPDPVFSPRAALVFKPREGHALRVSYNRAFTTPSSLNQFLDLGSALPGGDARTELLRQLGYSLRIQGTGDAGFTFLQPGGGYLVRSPFTPTALGGPGTLLPANAATLFPLAVGVLAQNAAARGTPLPASLVAYLSALRPTAAQVGLNFLNVANGDAGPLSSLALDELPPIRESISNTLEAGYKGILANRILLAADVWWSRKEDLVTPLTIQTPLVLLDGPQLGAFLVPRFMADLGMSQAQAAALAAQLIGNPTAPGLATIPVGVISSPDVNANGGQLLVTYVNVDEALDLWGWDVSARVLIRKEWSLNASASWASEDHWQTQSAGLVTLNAPTRKATLALNYDDSEDTGLSSELRVRYTNGFPVNSGVYVGTLCLNLPNPSPLAEDCVDDFTLLDLNLGYRLPFGRRNTSLQMSITNLLNEDYRPFPGVPNIGRMLLARVKYDF, from the coding sequence ATGCCGTCCACATCCGTCCGCAGAGTGCTGTTCCTCCTCCTGCTGGCCCTGGCCGCCGCCGTCCCCGCCCTCGCGCAGCAGACCGGCACCATCTCCGGCTCCGTGCGCGACGTGGCGAGCGGCTCCCCGATCCCCGGCGCCCGCGTGGAGGCGCTCACCCCGTCGGGCACCGTGGCCGGGAGCGCCACCACCGACACCGACGGCCGCTACCGCATCACGGGGCTCGCGCCCGGCACCTACACCGTGGTGATCTCGGGGGCCGCCTTCGAGACGCGCCGGCTGGAGGGCCGCCAGGTGAGCGCCGGGGGCGAGGCCACCATCAACGTGCAGATCTCCTCGGGGAGCGTGGAGCTCGACCCGCTGGTGATCTCGGCGTCGAAGCGCCCCGAGAAGGCGCTCGAGGCCCCCGCGCGCGTGGAGGTGGTGGGCGAGCGCGAGATCGAGGCCCGCCCCGCCACCACCCCGGTCGAGCACCTGCGCTCCATCGCCGGCGTCGACGTCGCCCCCACCGGCGTGCAGTCCACCAACGTGGTGGCGCGCGGCTTCAACAACATCTTCTCGGGCTCGCTGCACGCGCTCACCGACTACCGCATCGCCGGGGTGCCGTCGCTCAGGGTGAACTTCCTGCACTTCGTCCCCGCCAACAACGAGGACATCCAGCGCATGGAGGTGGTGCTGGGGCCGGGCGCCGCGCTCTACGGCCCCAACACCGCCAACGGCATCCTGCACATCCTCACCAAGAGCCCGCTCGACGAGCAGGGGACCACGCTCGCCGTGGGCGGGGGCTCGCGCAGCGCCGTGCAGGGCGCGTTCCGCACCGCGCACCGGCTGGGCGACAACTTCGGCTTCAAGCTCTCGGGCCAGTACCTGCGCGCCGAGGAGTGGGAGTACACCGACCCCGCCGAGGTGGCCGAGCGCAACCGGTTCCGCTGCGCCTTGAGCGGCGCCACCTCGTGCAGCGCGCAGGAGATCGCCGCCGCCCGCCTCTTCCGGGCCGACCTGGCGCGCGCGGTGGGGATCGACAGCGCGGCGGCGCAGGCCCGCATCGAGCGCATCGGCCTGCGCGACAACGACATCGTGCGCTGGGGCGGCGAGGCGCGCGCCGACTGGCGCATCACCCCCGACCTCACCGCCGTCTTCCAGGCGGGCCTCACCACCTCGGTCAACGGGATCGAGCTCACCGGCCTGGGCGCCTCGCAGGTCAAGGACTGGCGCTACAGCTACGTGCAGGCGCGCGCCGCGTGGAACCGCCTCTTCGCCCAGGTCTACCTGAACCGCAGCGACGCCGGCGACACCTACCTGCTGCGCAACGGCGCCCCCATCGTCGACCGCTCGCGGGTGGCCGTGGGGCAGATCCAGCACGGGCTCGACCTCCTCGGCGGGCGGCAGAAGTTCACCTACGGCGCCGACTACACGTGGACCGTCCCCGTCACCGAGGGCACCATCAACGGCCTGTACGAGGACGACGACGAGACGCGCGAGTTCGGCGCCTACCTCCAGTCCGAGACCGCCCTCTCGCCGCGGCTCGACCTGGTGCTGGCCGGGAGGATCGACACGCACTCGGCGCTCCCCGACCCCGTCTTCTCCCCGCGCGCCGCGCTCGTCTTCAAGCCGCGCGAGGGGCACGCGCTGCGGGTGAGCTACAACCGCGCCTTCACCACCCCCAGCTCGCTCAACCAGTTCCTCGACCTGGGCTCGGCGCTGCCGGGCGGCGACGCGCGGACGGAGCTGCTCAGACAGCTCGGCTACTCCCTGCGCATCCAGGGCACCGGCGACGCGGGCTTCACCTTCCTGCAGCCGGGCGGCGGCTACCTGGTGCGCTCGCCGTTCACCCCCACCGCGCTGGGCGGCCCCGGCACCCTGCTCCCGGCCAACGCGGCCACCCTCTTCCCGCTGGCCGTGGGGGTGCTGGCCCAGAACGCCGCCGCGCGCGGCACGCCGCTGCCGGCCTCGCTGGTGGCGTACCTCAGCGCGCTGCGCCCGACCGCGGCGCAGGTGGGGCTCAACTTCCTGAACGTGGCCAACGGCGACGCCGGCCCGCTGTCCAGCCTCGCGCTCGACGAGCTGCCGCCGATCCGCGAGTCGATCTCCAACACGCTGGAGGCCGGCTACAAGGGGATCCTGGCCAACCGCATCCTCCTCGCCGCCGACGTGTGGTGGTCGCGGAAGGAAGACCTGGTGACGCCGCTCACCATCCAGACCCCGCTGGTGCTGCTGGACGGCCCGCAGCTGGGCGCGTTCCTGGTCCCCCGCTTCATGGCCGACCTGGGGATGTCGCAGGCGCAGGCCGCCGCGCTGGCCGCGCAGCTCATCGGCAACCCCACCGCGCCGGGGCTCGCCACCATCCCCGTGGGCGTGATCTCCTCGCCCGATGTGAACGCCAACGGCGGGCAGCTCCTGGTGACCTACGTGAACGTGGACGAGGCGCTGGACCTGTGGGGGTGGGACGTCTCGGCCCGGGTGCTGATCCGCAAGGAGTGGTCGCTGAACGCCAGCGCCTCGTGGGCGAGCGAGGACCACTGGCAGACGCAGAGCGCCGGGCTGGTGACGCTGAACGCCCCCACCCGCAAGGCCACGCTGGCGCTCAACTACGACGACTCGGAGGACACGGGCCTGAGCAGCGAGCTCCGGGTGCGCTACACCAACGGCTTCCCCGTGAACTCGGGGGTGTACGTGGGCACCCTGTGCCTGAACCTGCCCAACCCCAGCCCGCTGGCCGAGGACTGCGTGGACGACTTCACGCTGCTGGACCTGAACCTGGGCTACCGGCTCCCCTTCGGCCGGCGCAACACCTCGCTGCAGATGAGCATCACCAACCTGCTCAACGAGGACTACCGGCCCTTCCCCGGCGTGCCGAACATCGGGCGGATGCTGCTGGCCCGCGTCAAGTACGACTTCTGA